In a single window of the Marinobacter bohaiensis genome:
- a CDS encoding DUF7660 family protein has product MKEVHEVLEEVKDEESFLAFVKVLIADRVPHEGKPTDEACFTEGWANNTIADFLESAVAWAEVSNFGLRQRGELADNKWKQFAVFLYCGKIYE; this is encoded by the coding sequence ATGAAGGAAGTCCATGAAGTTCTTGAGGAAGTAAAAGACGAAGAGTCATTTCTTGCTTTCGTCAAAGTCCTTATTGCAGACAGAGTTCCGCATGAAGGAAAGCCAACAGATGAAGCGTGCTTTACTGAAGGCTGGGCCAACAACACTATCGCGGATTTTTTAGAGTCTGCTGTTGCTTGGGCTGAAGTCTCTAATTTTGGTTTGAGGCAACGTGGAGAGCTAGCCGACAACAAATGGAAGCAGTTCGCAGTGTTTTTATACTGCGGGAAAATCTATGAATAG
- a CDS encoding DUF7832 domain-containing protein: MKYDDASWHYGGDFPADSPEEYGGVHIALFMKWCFAQGWVGELHVEEEPENVAKVVSGELSATEFFFKYCDGKLTDEDFNEEGNQYASEYYGDDGLYLNDYAKNFGNLMYVANEEAHDFAAFSKMIEARRKSGILTEAQVKNTKPWWKFW; the protein is encoded by the coding sequence ATGAAATACGATGATGCTAGTTGGCATTACGGGGGAGATTTTCCGGCCGACTCACCGGAAGAATACGGCGGAGTACATATCGCTCTCTTTATGAAGTGGTGCTTTGCTCAAGGGTGGGTGGGAGAGCTTCATGTTGAAGAAGAGCCAGAGAATGTCGCAAAAGTCGTTTCCGGCGAGCTATCGGCTACAGAATTCTTCTTTAAGTATTGTGACGGCAAGCTGACCGACGAAGACTTTAACGAAGAAGGAAATCAGTATGCGTCAGAGTACTATGGAGATGATGGTCTCTATCTGAATGACTACGCCAAAAACTTTGGGAATTTGATGTATGTAGCGAACGAAGAGGCGCATGATTTTGCTGCTTTCTCCAAGATGATTGAGGCGCGGCGCAAGAGCGGCATACTCACGGAGGCCCAAGTAAAGAACACAAAGCCGTGGTGGAAGTTTTGGTGA